CTCTTATTAGTGTCCTGCTGTGCTTGTAATTCGGCCAAAGCTATATTTTTCTTTTGCTGTGCCACAAATACATCATCAATGGACTTTTGTATTTCTTTGTTTTCATATTGAAAGCCACCAAAAATTCCCAAAGTAGTAATTGTTATACCTCTTGCTTTGAAAAATGTCTCAACATCTGCTTTAATAGCCTTTGTTAATTCAACCTTGCGAGAACGTAAAGCGTCCATCGTAAAAGATATATCACTGGCTTGTGTTGGATTTACAAAATTAGCTGCGGAAGTTTGAACTCGACCCCTTATTTCGGAGTTCATAACAGAGGCCAAAGAGCCACTTGGATAAAAGTATAAAAACGTAGCCGCATCTTCTTCTTTGATATAGGCCGCACAGGTTATACCAATAGAAAATCCAACAGAGTCGCTACTCTCTATCCATATCGCTTCATTTTTTCTCCCTGTTCCAGAAGTTTCGTCCGCTGTCCAATCCTGTGATATTGGAGTTCTGTCAACTTTCAAAATCAATACAGTGGGAATCCATTTTCCCTGCCAACCATATCTTCCCGTTTGTCTGAAACGAATTGGAATTTGTATTCTTTTGGCACTTACCTGCAAGGCTTTAATTTGTTCAATCGAAGCAAGTTTTACCTGTTTCGACATAGAATCTTCCAATGGAACTTCGCCGGTTATAGGATTAGTTAAATCTGTCTGTTGCAACCCTACCCTCGTATCAGTTTCCGGTTCTATCATTTGCGCAAAAATAAAAATGACCAAAACTGCCAATAATATACTAAAAATTATCTTAAACATTTCCTTCCTTTCTAAAATTATTTTCCTGTTAAATTTTCTGCAACTTTATTTAGGCCAAGAAAAAGGCATAGGCGACCAACCACTGGTCTTTACGCC
This genomic interval from Candidatus Micrarchaeia archaeon contains the following:
- a CDS encoding SPFH domain-containing protein; amino-acid sequence: MFKIIFSILLAVLVIFIFAQMIEPETDTRVGLQQTDLTNPITGEVPLEDSMSKQVKLASIEQIKALQVSAKRIQIPIRFRQTGRYGWQGKWIPTVLILKVDRTPISQDWTADETSGTGRKNEAIWIESSDSVGFSIGITCAAYIKEEDAATFLYFYPSGSLASVMNSEIRGRVQTSAANFVNPTQASDISFTMDALRSRKVELTKAIKADVETFFKARGITITTLGIFGGFQYENKEIQKSIDDVFVAQQKKNIALAELQAQQDTNKRIEMAALAVRNAAITKAEGEANKNPAFLELRKLEVEQARIVKWNGQYPTTYWATGDTSDLGIIVNTPASTSLK